One window of uncultured Methanoregula sp. genomic DNA carries:
- the moaC gene encoding cyclic pyranopterin monophosphate synthase MoaC, with the protein MVEFTHIHNDRAAMVDISGKGDVAREATASGKIYLRPETLDAIRNGTVVKGNVLATARVAATLSVKNTSALIPMCHPIPISAISVDFPDGEGYIEAVVVVKTTGKTGVEMEALTGVSVALLTVWDMVKSAEKDKDGQYPVTRIEDIRVVEKKKGK; encoded by the coding sequence ATGGTCGAGTTTACCCATATACACAATGATCGGGCAGCAATGGTGGACATCAGCGGGAAAGGCGACGTGGCCCGTGAGGCAACAGCCAGCGGGAAAATTTACCTCCGGCCGGAGACGCTTGACGCGATCCGGAACGGCACGGTGGTGAAGGGCAATGTCCTGGCAACAGCGCGGGTGGCGGCAACCCTCTCGGTCAAGAACACGTCTGCCCTGATCCCGATGTGCCACCCGATTCCTATCAGCGCAATCAGCGTTGATTTCCCGGATGGCGAAGGATATATCGAAGCTGTCGTTGTGGTGAAAACCACCGGCAAGACCGGTGTTGAGATGGAAGCGCTGACCGGGGTTTCTGTTGCTTTACTGACCGTGTGGGACATGGTCAAGTCCGCGGAAAAGGACAAGGACGGGCAGTATCCCGTGACCCGGATCGAGGATATCCGGGTTGTCGAGAAAAAGAAAGGGAAGTAA